From Actinoplanes oblitus, a single genomic window includes:
- a CDS encoding flavin reductase family protein translates to MTIDPTLGTPPATDLRLLMASFPTGVSVVTALGEPAVPRGMTCTSLCSVSLDPPVLLVCLRSDSPTREAVAGSSRFAVNLLHARSQQVARMFASGRADRFDLIQWRHGAEAAGPHLVADAHTVADCSVLATHVVGTHTVVMGRVERVTALREQNPLLYGLRRYATWPDAPEPA, encoded by the coding sequence ATGACCATCGATCCGACACTCGGCACGCCCCCGGCCACCGACCTGCGCCTGCTGATGGCGTCGTTCCCGACCGGGGTCAGCGTGGTGACCGCGCTGGGGGAGCCAGCCGTTCCCCGCGGCATGACCTGCACGTCGCTGTGCAGCGTGTCGCTGGACCCGCCGGTGCTGCTGGTCTGCCTGCGCTCGGACAGCCCGACCCGGGAGGCGGTGGCGGGCAGCAGCCGGTTCGCGGTGAACCTGCTGCACGCCCGGTCGCAGCAGGTGGCTCGCATGTTCGCCTCCGGCCGGGCCGACCGCTTCGACCTCATCCAGTGGCGCCACGGCGCCGAGGCGGCCGGGCCGCACCTGGTGGCGGACGCGCACACGGTCGCCGACTGCTCGGTCCTGGCCACCCACGTCGTCGGGACCCACACGGTGGTCATGGGCCGGGTCGAGCGGGTCACCGCGCTGCGCGAACAAAACCCGCTGCTGTACGGCCTGCGCCGCTACGCCACCTGGCCCGAC
- a CDS encoding thioesterase II family protein, whose product MTSLFVRPRRVADPELTLVVFHHAGGSAAGYHPLTRWLPERWDLLILDMPGRGKRVGERLPDTPAGFYAGLRRDILGLSGTGPYALFGHSLGAVVAVEAAYALRERGTPPVWVGVSGRLPPGRSLAAPGLAADMPDDRLLRALHALGGLPDGLAAAPAFQQRFLELLRHDLRVLAGHRPDPARGPLPVPLTVFGSTEDPLTPVPELAGWAAMTTAPVRQRIFQGGHFPFRRDGFRELGAAITAEIRALSLTDGR is encoded by the coding sequence GTGACGAGCCTGTTCGTGCGGCCCCGCCGGGTGGCCGACCCGGAACTCACCCTGGTCGTCTTTCACCACGCGGGCGGCTCGGCGGCCGGGTACCACCCGCTGACCCGGTGGCTGCCGGAGCGCTGGGACCTGCTGATCCTGGACATGCCGGGGCGCGGCAAACGCGTTGGCGAGCGCCTGCCGGACACGCCGGCCGGGTTCTACGCCGGGCTGCGCCGCGACATCCTCGGCCTGTCCGGCACCGGGCCGTACGCGCTGTTCGGGCACAGCCTCGGCGCCGTGGTCGCGGTGGAGGCGGCGTACGCGCTGCGGGAGCGCGGCACCCCGCCGGTCTGGGTGGGAGTCTCCGGACGTCTCCCGCCGGGCCGGTCCCTGGCGGCCCCCGGCCTCGCCGCGGACATGCCGGACGACCGGCTGCTGCGGGCGCTGCACGCCCTCGGCGGCCTGCCCGACGGCCTGGCCGCCGCGCCCGCCTTCCAGCAGCGGTTTCTCGAGCTGCTTCGCCACGACCTGCGGGTCCTGGCCGGGCACCGGCCAGACCCGGCGCGCGGGCCCCTGCCGGTGCCGCTGACCGTCTTCGGGAGCACGGAGGACCCGCTGACCCCGGTTCCGGAGCTCGCCGGCTGGGCGGCGATGACGACCGCACCGGTCCGGCAGCGGATCTTCCAGGGCGGCCACTTCCCCTTCCGCCGCGACGGCTTCCGGGAACTCGGGGCGGCGATCACCGCCGAGATCCGCGCGCTTTCGCTGACCGACGGGAGATGA